In Actinomycetota bacterium, one DNA window encodes the following:
- a CDS encoding trypsin-like peptidase domain-containing protein, with protein sequence MDEHRTDLTGGSDDALDAYSQLVTSVAETLAPAVASVRLQGRRGSGSAVVFDPHGVLVTSAHVVGRINAGTATFTDGRQSTFHVVGRDPLSDLAALRVDGEGLTAARLGDAGRLRVGQLVVAIGNPLGFAGSVTAGVVSALGRSLPTREGAVTRLVENVIQTDAALNPGNSGGALADARGRVVGINTAVAGVGLGLAVPINDATLSIVSALVSEGRYRRAYLGIAGGSRPLPPRVRDAVGRGAGVEVVEVMAGSPADDAGMTVEDIVVGVDGEPVTELGDLQRLLGGERIGRQIRLQVVRDGQLRELTVIPAELRG encoded by the coding sequence GTGGATGAGCACCGCACCGACCTGACCGGCGGCTCCGACGACGCGCTGGACGCCTACTCGCAGTTGGTGACCTCGGTCGCCGAGACGCTGGCCCCTGCGGTCGCGAGCGTCCGGTTGCAGGGGCGTCGCGGGTCCGGCTCGGCCGTCGTGTTCGATCCCCATGGGGTGCTGGTCACCTCCGCCCACGTGGTCGGCAGGATCAACGCAGGCACGGCCACGTTCACCGATGGACGCCAGTCCACCTTCCACGTGGTCGGTCGTGATCCGCTGAGCGACCTGGCGGCGCTCCGCGTGGACGGCGAGGGCCTGACCGCGGCACGCCTGGGTGATGCTGGGCGGCTCCGCGTCGGTCAACTGGTAGTGGCCATCGGGAACCCGCTCGGCTTCGCCGGCTCGGTCACCGCCGGGGTGGTCAGCGCCCTGGGCCGTTCGCTGCCGACCCGCGAGGGTGCGGTCACCCGGCTGGTCGAGAACGTCATCCAGACCGACGCTGCGCTCAACCCCGGCAACAGCGGCGGGGCGCTGGCCGACGCCCGCGGCCGTGTGGTGGGCATCAACACGGCGGTGGCGGGCGTCGGGCTGGGGCTCGCGGTCCCCATCAACGACGCCACCTTGAGCATCGTCTCGGCGCTGGTGTCCGAGGGCCGGTACCGACGGGCGTACCTGGGCATCGCCGGGGGCTCCCGTCCGCTTCCGCCCCGGGTGCGTGACGCGGTCGGGCGGGGCGCCGGCGTGGAGGTCGTCGAGGTCATGGCCGGCAGCCCCGCCGACGACGCCGGCATGACCGTGGAGGACATCGTCGTCGGCGTCGACGGTGAACCGGTCACCGAACTGGGCGATCTGCAGCGTCTGCTGGGTGGCGAGCGGATCGGCCGTCAGATCAGGCTCCAGGTCGTCCGCGACGGCCAGCTCCGGGAACTCACCGTGATCCCGGCGGAGTTGCGGGGATGA
- a CDS encoding NUDIX hydrolase, with protein sequence MIGAVHHALLRAFSWLPVRGRRFVVRRLAPSFTVGSVCVIERSDGAILLLRLSYRDGWGLPGGLLKRGETAIEAARREAKEETSLDIETLGEPAVVVEAAKRRIDIVFRCRPRPGTPTEAHTGSPEVVDLNWFPPGDLPRLQEEAATALATLSRTEEPGGTGREDQTPSSRRAP encoded by the coding sequence ATGATCGGTGCGGTGCACCACGCACTGCTGCGTGCCTTCAGCTGGCTGCCCGTCCGTGGGCGACGCTTCGTCGTCCGCCGGCTCGCACCGTCGTTCACGGTCGGGTCGGTCTGCGTGATCGAACGGTCCGACGGGGCGATCCTGCTGCTGCGTCTGTCCTACCGCGACGGTTGGGGGCTGCCCGGTGGGCTCCTGAAACGCGGTGAGACGGCGATCGAGGCGGCCAGGCGCGAGGCCAAGGAGGAGACCAGCCTCGACATCGAGACGCTCGGCGAGCCAGCAGTGGTCGTGGAGGCCGCCAAGCGGCGGATCGACATCGTGTTCCGCTGCCGGCCACGTCCTGGGACGCCGACCGAGGCCCACACCGGCAGCCCGGAGGTCGTCGACCTGAACTGGTTCCCCCCTGGTGACCTACCGAGGCTCCAGGAGGAGGCCGCCACCGCGCTGGCCACGCTCAGCCGGACGGAGGAGCCGGGCGGGACGGGACGCGAGGACCAGACCCCCTCGTCCCGGCGGGCCCCGTAG